In one Pempheris klunzingeri isolate RE-2024b chromosome 8, fPemKlu1.hap1, whole genome shotgun sequence genomic region, the following are encoded:
- the hamp gene encoding hepcidin-1: MKAFSIAVAVTLVLAFICILESSAVPFTGVQELEEAGSNDTPVAAHQEMSMESWMMPKYIRQKRQSHISLCRWCCNCCKGNKGCGFCCRF, from the exons ATGAAGGCATTCAGCATTGCAGTTGCAGTGACACTCGTGCTCGCCTTTATTTGCATTCTGGAGAGCTCTGCCGTCCCATTCACCGGG GTgcaagagctggaggaggcagggagCAATGACACTCCAGTTGCGGCACATCAAGAAATGTCAATGGAATCGTGGATG ATGCCAAAATACATCAGGCAGAAGCGCCAGAGCCACATCTCCTTGTGCCGCTGGTGCTGCAACTGCTGCAAGGGCAACAAGGGCTGCGGCTTCTGCTGCAGGTTCTGA